From the genome of Terriglobales bacterium:
CTGGCCAACCTCCTGGGCTCACTCATCATCATGTTCGAGAGGCCATTCGGCATTGGCCATTCGATCAAGGTGCAAGATGCCGAGGGGATCGTCGAGGGCGTGGGTTTTCGCAGCACCCGCATCCGAACACCCGATAATTCCCTGGTCACCATTCCCAGCAGTCAACTGGTGAGTAACGCGATCGAAAATCGGCAACTCCGCGAATATCGCCGCGTCAATACCACGCTGAATCTCGCCAACGATACCTCGCTTCAGAAAATCAAGAACCTGCTTCACGAGATCGAACAAATCCTGCGCGACCATCCGGATATCCGCAAGGACAATATTTACGTGGTGTTATATGAGATCGGGACCGGCGGGCCGGACATTTTGGTGAATTTCTTCCTCAAGGTTCCGGATAAAGCGACCGAACTCCGGGACCGGCAGATGATTTTCATGGATATTCTCGGCTCGGCCGAGGCCCAGGATATAAAATTTCGGTGACCCCGATTGGGATGCCCGTTCACCCAAGGCGCTACGCTACAACGTGGACAAGGGCGGTCCCATGCAGACCAACGCCACCTTGAACGGGCCCTTCATAGGGTTGACGGGCTACTAGTAGGCGCGTTCCTGGGTTCTCCTCATCAAGCGTCAACACGCTGGCTGGAGCGATTCATCATGGCGATATCAGAGATGACAAGAAGGCAATGGCTGCTCGGGATCGGTTGCGCGGGGCTGGGAATCGCCACGGCCGCCGGAGCCGAAGCGCCTCCGTTCGCCACCTCGAACAGTGAATCGGAGCCATTTCCCCGCGACGCCGATGAGGCATTGATGCGCCTCAAGGCTGGTAATCGGCGCTTTGTGGACGATAAACCGAAGCATGCGCATGAAAGGGCTTCCTGGCGCGGCTTGCTGGTGGGAGGACAGCAGCCTTTCGCCACCATCCTCGGTTGCAGCGATTCGCGCGTGCCGCCCGAACTCGTCTTCGACGCCGGGTTCGGCGATCTCTTCACCATCAGGCTGGCCGGCAACATCATCGCCGAGGATGTGATCGGCTCCTTGCAATACGCCGTGGCCCACCTGCACACCCCTCTGGTGGTGGTGTTGGGGCACGAGGGATGTGGAGCCGTTACCGCCACCCTGGAGGAAATGCTCCATCGGAACACGGAACCGCAGCATATCGAATCGCTGATTAAAGTGATCAAGCCTGGACTCGCGAAGCTCGATTTGAAGCTGGAGCCGACGGCGCTACTCCATGCCGCCGTGGAGGCCAATGTCCGCTGGTCCATGCAGCAACTGGCCGCGCTCCCGGAAGCACAGCGGGCTTTGCAGGAAAAGCGCGTGGCCCTGGTGGGGGCCGTATATGAGCTAACTACAGGAAAAGTACGCTTCCTTGTCTAGTCGGTCATTTGGCTTACGCCCATGCTCAAGCCAAATGACCGACTAGCCCATAACAATCATTCGCATGTCGGCCTAGCGGCCAAGGGATCACATGAAGGGTTTTAATCACTTGGCCAAAGGGCAATGGTGGGCCGGGACGGCACTATGGATTCCGGGACTCGCCATCCTCGCGTTGATGCTTCCGGGGTGTTCGACGCCGGTTGGCGTGCGGCATGTAGACATCCAGACCGCCTACCGCCTCCAGACCGAGAGCGCGCTCGCGGCGGAGCAACCCTCGGAGTCCTCGAAAATGGTGCTGAGGCGCCTCGGGCTCATGGACCGCTTCGACACCGAGCCGGCCCAGGTGCTCGCCGAACTGCATCGGGGCCTGAAGCCGGCGGACGACGACGACCGCCTGTTCGCGCTGGCGGAGTTGTCCTTCCTCCACGCCGACCGCGCGCACGACCGGGCCTATTTCCTCGCTTCGGCGGTGTACGCCTGGGCGCTCCTGTTCCCGGACGACGGCGCGGGCCCCCGTTTCCAGTCCTTGGATCCCCGGCTCCGGCTGGCGTGCGATCTCTATAACCAGGCGGTCGCCAAGGGCCTCCGGATGACCCGTGGCAAGGGTATGGACAAGGACGAGATCCGCCTGGAGCCCGGAACCCACCAGCTGCCGTTCGGGACCTTGGCGGTCAGCCTGGACGAATCCGGCCTGACCTGGGGCGGCTACCGGCTCGACCGGTTCATCCCCACGACGACCCTGGAAGTCCGGGGCTTCCGCAACCGCTATCACACCGCCGGAATCGGCGTGCCGCTGGCGGCGAGCCTCGCGGCGGGGGAGGCCTCCGCGAAGTTCGTCGGGTCGGAACGCTTGGGACCCCGCACCCAGGTACCTGTCACGGCGCTGCTGCGCCTGGAGCGCGCGCGAGCCGGTCTCGCCGATGGCAATATCCGCGGGCGGATCGAGCTATACGCCACGGACCAGACCACGACGGTGCGGATCGATGGCCGGGAACAGCCCCTGGAATCCGATCCGACGGCGGCGCTGGCCTACCAACTCGAAGGCAACCCGTTGTACGCCACGGAGATCGCCGGGTTTCTCCGGGGCGGCGCCTTCCGGGATATGATGCCGCGCGACCGCGCCCAGGATGGGCTGTTCATGATGCAACCCTACCGGCCCGGAAAAATCCCCGTGGTCC
Proteins encoded in this window:
- a CDS encoding carbonic anhydrase — translated: MAISEMTRRQWLLGIGCAGLGIATAAGAEAPPFATSNSESEPFPRDADEALMRLKAGNRRFVDDKPKHAHERASWRGLLVGGQQPFATILGCSDSRVPPELVFDAGFGDLFTIRLAGNIIAEDVIGSLQYAVAHLHTPLVVVLGHEGCGAVTATLEEMLHRNTEPQHIESLIKVIKPGLAKLDLKLEPTALLHAAVEANVRWSMQQLAALPEAQRALQEKRVALVGAVYELTTGKVRFLV
- a CDS encoding alpha/beta fold hydrolase → MKGFNHLAKGQWWAGTALWIPGLAILALMLPGCSTPVGVRHVDIQTAYRLQTESALAAEQPSESSKMVLRRLGLMDRFDTEPAQVLAELHRGLKPADDDDRLFALAELSFLHADRAHDRAYFLASAVYAWALLFPDDGAGPRFQSLDPRLRLACDLYNQAVAKGLRMTRGKGMDKDEIRLEPGTHQLPFGTLAVSLDESGLTWGGYRLDRFIPTTTLEVRGFRNRYHTAGIGVPLAASLAAGEASAKFVGSERLGPRTQVPVTALLRLERARAGLADGNIRGRIELYATDQTTTVRIDGREQPLESDPTAALAYQLEGNPLYATEIAGFLRGGAFRDMMPRDRAQDGLFMMQPYRPGKIPVVLVHGTASSPARWAELINELGGDPRLRERFQIWLFIYDTGNPVAYSAGRLRAALTTAVQEFDPAGKDPALHDMVVIGHSQGGLLTKLTAIDSGDRFWSRVSNKPFDSIQVDPETRTLLRQSFFFSPLPFVGRVVFVATPHHGALLASGRIGAIAAWLVTLPVEVISRAAEAVTLVGDEKLKTLLRRPPTAVDSMNPENPGNRALASIPVSHRIPAHSIIAVEGDGPKEAGDDGVVAYRSAHIDEAVSERVVRSDHSCQGQPEVIEEIRRILLEHAAAQEGNRP